Proteins found in one Lysinibacillus fusiformis genomic segment:
- a CDS encoding ankyrin repeat domain-containing protein, with the protein MNDQLILTAANGDTDKVLALLQNGININTTDPYGRTAVLAATYHNQVDTVKVLIQHGADINIRDNNLENVLLHAGASGYLEIVKLAIAAGADTKLTNRFGGIAIIPASERGHVEVVRELLNHSDIHVNHINNLHWTALLEAVILGNGGEKHQEIVQLLVDYGADMTIGDRDGVTPLQHAKKLGFYEIEQILKQAESERSCNR; encoded by the coding sequence ATGAATGATCAATTGATACTTACAGCAGCAAACGGTGATACGGATAAAGTATTAGCACTTCTGCAAAATGGCATCAATATCAATACAACGGATCCGTATGGAAGAACCGCTGTCCTAGCTGCCACTTATCATAATCAGGTGGATACTGTGAAGGTACTCATCCAACATGGTGCTGATATTAATATAAGAGATAATAACCTTGAGAACGTACTTTTGCATGCAGGTGCATCGGGTTATTTAGAAATCGTTAAACTTGCCATAGCGGCAGGGGCAGATACAAAGCTGACTAATCGCTTTGGTGGAATTGCCATCATTCCCGCATCAGAACGTGGGCATGTGGAGGTAGTCCGTGAGCTACTTAATCACTCAGACATTCATGTCAATCACATTAACAATTTACATTGGACAGCTCTATTGGAGGCTGTCATATTAGGAAATGGTGGGGAGAAACATCAAGAAATTGTGCAGTTATTAGTGGATTATGGTGCTGATATGACTATTGGCGATCGAGATGGGGTCACACCATTACAGCATGCAAAAAAACTAGGTTTTTATGAAATTGAGCAGATTTTAAAACAAGCGGAATCTGAGCGCAGTTGTAATCGTTAA
- a CDS encoding N-acetylmuramoyl-L-alanine amidase produces MKRWLALGVIMLMSIVVVAYETNASDRNFFLPDPLGGIKIVIDAGHGGEDGGASKGEVIEKDITLAIAQHVEKQLKKKGATVIMTRTKNGDVIDEHAPSEKYGTLRERKKQDIFLRKDIVEKEKPDVFITIHANAIPESKWRGAQVFYHKEGHADGEILAKSIQQSIRTNLKNTDREALSIKQIYLLKKVEVPAALVETGFISNDEERALLIDKNYQEKMADAIVEGIEEYLLAKIE; encoded by the coding sequence GTGAAGCGCTGGCTTGCACTAGGAGTAATTATGCTTATGAGTATAGTGGTCGTGGCATATGAAACAAATGCTTCGGACCGTAACTTCTTCTTACCGGACCCACTTGGTGGCATAAAAATTGTCATTGATGCAGGGCATGGTGGTGAGGATGGAGGAGCTTCAAAGGGCGAAGTGATTGAAAAGGATATTACACTTGCAATTGCTCAGCATGTGGAGAAGCAATTAAAGAAAAAAGGCGCAACGGTTATAATGACACGAACAAAAAATGGGGATGTAATTGATGAGCATGCGCCATCAGAAAAATATGGAACATTAAGAGAACGAAAAAAGCAAGATATCTTCCTTAGAAAGGATATCGTGGAAAAGGAAAAGCCTGATGTATTTATAACAATTCATGCTAATGCCATACCTGAATCAAAATGGCGTGGCGCACAGGTATTTTACCATAAGGAAGGACATGCTGATGGGGAGATTCTTGCCAAGAGTATTCAACAATCCATTCGCACTAATTTAAAAAATACAGACCGCGAAGCATTGTCTATTAAGCAAATTTATTTATTGAAGAAAGTGGAAGTACCTGCAGCATTAGTGGAGACTGGTTTCATTAGTAATGATGAGGAACGAGCATTATTAATTGACAAGAACTATCAAGAAAAAATGGCAGATGCCATAGTTGAAGGTATAGAAGAGTATCTATTAGCTAAAATTGAGTAG
- a CDS encoding P-loop NTPase: MITEQQVREILGQLQDPFLHKSLAETDGITNVAIKEEKNHVSVKIAIAKLNTPEQLQLQMKVVEVLKEAGANTVGIRFEELSTEKLQSFRGTATESEAQDILSPLSTVQVISIASGKGGVGKSTVSVNLAVALARLGKKVGLIDADIYGFSVPDMMGVTDMPKVVDNRIFPVDRLGVKMISMGFFVENNAPIVWRGPMLGKVLDQFFRDVEWGELDYLLLDLPPGTGDVALDIHQMLPSSKEIVVTTPHPTAAFVAARAGAMALQTDHEILGVIENMAWFESKSGDREFVFGQGGGPKLADELRTELLGQIPLGQPDWTDEDFAPSVYAEKHTTGQIYLDIATKIIDKLNK; this comes from the coding sequence GTGATTACTGAACAACAAGTACGAGAAATACTAGGACAACTACAAGATCCATTTTTACATAAATCGCTTGCAGAAACAGATGGTATTACGAACGTAGCAATAAAAGAAGAAAAAAATCATGTCAGTGTAAAAATTGCGATTGCTAAACTGAATACACCTGAGCAATTACAGCTACAAATGAAAGTTGTTGAGGTGCTGAAAGAAGCGGGAGCAAATACGGTTGGTATTCGTTTTGAAGAACTATCGACAGAAAAATTACAAAGCTTCCGTGGCACAGCAACAGAGTCAGAAGCACAAGATATTTTGTCTCCACTCAGCACAGTACAAGTAATTTCAATTGCTTCTGGTAAAGGTGGAGTTGGTAAATCTACAGTATCAGTTAACTTAGCTGTTGCTTTAGCACGTCTAGGAAAGAAAGTCGGCTTAATCGACGCAGATATTTATGGATTTAGTGTGCCCGATATGATGGGTGTGACGGATATGCCTAAAGTAGTGGATAATCGTATTTTCCCAGTAGATCGCCTTGGTGTAAAAATGATTTCAATGGGCTTTTTTGTGGAAAATAACGCACCGATCGTATGGCGTGGCCCAATGCTAGGTAAAGTATTAGACCAGTTCTTCCGTGATGTTGAGTGGGGTGAGTTAGACTATCTATTATTAGATTTACCTCCAGGCACAGGTGACGTTGCATTAGATATCCATCAAATGCTACCATCATCAAAAGAAATCGTTGTAACAACACCACATCCAACAGCAGCATTTGTTGCAGCTCGTGCAGGGGCAATGGCGCTTCAAACAGACCATGAAATTTTAGGCGTTATTGAAAACATGGCTTGGTTTGAATCTAAATCAGGTGACCGAGAATTTGTCTTTGGGCAAGGAGGAGGACCTAAGCTAGCTGACGAACTACGTACAGAGTTGCTTGGACAAATCCCACTTGGGCAACCAGATTGGACAGATGA
- a CDS encoding ABC transporter ATP-binding protein has product MKIAWRILYSAKRYWLQLSFGLLGVIVATISGFYLPWALRELTSLATEGSENFATGALYIGLALLGATALQAIATSAAGYLNHYAGMHYVSDLRTKLYGKFQRMSLRYFNKSRTGDLTGRVVNDAMEAEIFLAYVIPEFVINVLTFIGVGILLLTINVKLALLSLTTIPFLLAITIWQSKRLSPMWKENAKARGEISGKVQENLSGIKEIQIFNRQHVEQRRISQLSLKQANTYLKARFLYETSYPLLAFVTALGTVLVVIVGGRLVATGEISIADIIGFIAYLGLFYTPVKTFSALAERAGQASAGCKRVFEVLDQQSDIQEKKDAIVLPRVTGKIDFQNVSFAYQDGIPIIENVNLTIAPGQSVALVGTTGVGKSTLASLINRFYDPQEGSIEIDGIDLRDVTLESLRSNISMVLQDTFLFDGTVYDNIAYGWKDATNEQVLEAAKAANAHSFIEQMDEGYDTIIGERGVRLSGGQKQRLSIARAILRNAPILILDEATSSLDTKTEKEIQQALDEIAKGRTTLVIAHRLSTIRRADKIVVLDRTGIAEVGTHDELISLDGIYAHLHATGNDEHPAVTMGSREESGPPIFQNS; this is encoded by the coding sequence ATGAAGATTGCGTGGCGTATTTTGTATAGTGCTAAAAGATACTGGTTACAGCTAAGTTTTGGGCTTCTGGGTGTAATTGTAGCTACAATATCCGGATTTTATTTGCCATGGGCGTTAAGGGAACTGACTAGTCTAGCGACAGAGGGAAGCGAGAATTTTGCTACTGGTGCGCTGTATATTGGTCTTGCCTTGCTTGGGGCAACCGCCTTACAAGCAATCGCCACTTCAGCGGCTGGCTATTTGAATCATTATGCGGGTATGCATTATGTATCGGATTTGAGGACAAAGCTTTACGGAAAGTTTCAGCGAATGAGTTTACGTTATTTTAATAAAAGCCGAACGGGTGATTTGACTGGTCGAGTAGTGAATGACGCGATGGAGGCAGAGATCTTTTTGGCGTATGTCATTCCTGAGTTTGTGATCAATGTATTGACTTTTATTGGCGTAGGAATTTTGCTACTAACGATCAATGTCAAGCTGGCTTTGCTTAGCCTCACTACCATTCCTTTTCTTTTAGCAATTACGATTTGGCAAAGTAAGCGCCTATCGCCGATGTGGAAAGAGAATGCTAAGGCACGTGGAGAAATATCGGGCAAAGTGCAGGAGAACTTATCTGGAATTAAAGAGATCCAGATTTTCAATCGTCAGCATGTAGAACAGCGTAGGATATCACAATTATCATTAAAACAAGCGAACACGTATTTAAAAGCACGCTTTCTCTATGAGACTTCGTATCCTTTACTCGCCTTTGTAACAGCACTTGGAACCGTTCTAGTCGTCATTGTAGGCGGTAGATTGGTAGCAACAGGGGAAATTAGCATTGCTGATATCATCGGTTTTATTGCTTACTTAGGGCTGTTTTATACCCCCGTTAAGACGTTTTCTGCATTGGCAGAAAGAGCAGGGCAAGCGAGTGCAGGTTGCAAACGCGTGTTTGAAGTTTTAGATCAACAATCGGATATTCAGGAAAAGAAAGATGCCATTGTTCTACCTCGAGTAACAGGAAAAATTGATTTTCAGAATGTTTCTTTTGCCTATCAAGATGGGATACCTATTATAGAGAATGTTAATTTAACGATTGCCCCTGGGCAGTCCGTTGCTTTAGTTGGTACAACGGGTGTAGGTAAATCGACGCTGGCTAGCTTAATCAACCGTTTTTATGATCCCCAAGAAGGTTCAATCGAAATTGATGGCATTGATCTTCGTGATGTAACGTTGGAAAGTCTACGAAGTAATATCTCGATGGTTTTGCAGGATACGTTTTTGTTTGATGGCACAGTGTATGACAATATTGCATATGGTTGGAAAGATGCGACGAATGAACAAGTTTTGGAGGCGGCAAAAGCAGCGAATGCCCATAGTTTTATTGAACAGATGGACGAAGGGTATGACACAATTATCGGTGAGCGTGGCGTGCGTCTGTCAGGGGGACAAAAACAACGGCTGTCGATTGCCAGAGCGATACTGCGCAATGCCCCCATTTTGATTTTGGATGAAGCGACCTCTTCTTTGGATACAAAGACGGAAAAAGAGATTCAGCAAGCGCTTGATGAGATTGCTAAAGGGAGGACGACATTGGTGATTGCCCACCGTTTGTCCACAATTCGTCGTGCCGATAAGATTGTAGTACTTGATAGAACGGGGATTGCCGAAGTTGGTACCCATGATGAATTAATCAGTCTCGATGGAATTTACGCTCACTTGCATGCTACGGGAAATGACGAACATCCTGCAGTTACAATGGGATCAAGAGAGGAGAGTGGACCTCCAATTTTTCAGAATAGTTAA